A genomic region of Bernardetia sp. ABR2-2B contains the following coding sequences:
- a CDS encoding SpoIIE family protein phosphatase: MNQNITGNELQLYKSFYKTYPDAILVLQEGVILMCNELAQVLFQVNDKKEILNKSIVGFLSNHSQKEFQSTEITHHLDKCLLEGKDVFDLVFQNIKGEYIDLKVFLSKIKIDGKNLIQVVLRDDTEEKQQLKSIIGALDKSAIISIADKEGKITKVNEEFCRISKYNEKELLGKDHRIVNSGYHPKEFWQEMWQTIARRKTWRKEVKNKAKDGSFYWVDTVINPMLNSEGKIISYLSIRYLITDRKEQELQIQINQEQLQTTEEELRQNLEELEAQRDYIQEINKEIKEKSEISERNSQALLKLNKSKDIHKGNLDIAFEEITTSVAKNLNIERVGIWKYDTTNEAKIIAQKQYETTKDAATFSKGVEIMQKDVPTYFADLVAEKDIVADFSQNHPALVEFVDTYLIPLKINSMLDVPYFVDGEFAGVICCETQGKYKNWTDEDIAFVKGIGDIITITIKQQQQLKEQYRVKKQNEKLAANEEVLKKTFHKMKEQELQLKESVNSLQTQEEELRQNMEELETIQEAMEQKQLQIEASKTALEKQNEKLASNEAVLKKAFQKMKTQDIKLRESYDALQTQEEELRQNMEELQTTQEAVEYQKNILEVSNRQITKSISYAETIQKAILPSETLIQEVLPESFVIYKPKDIVSGDFYWVSKHENKTLVGVIDCTGHGVPGAFMSLVASNILSEIINQRGILQPNIILQDLHKGVVKKLNQKEGANNDGMDLTLCLLEETSDNQTQLTFGGVKQNLYIIRSKELIELKGNRRSVGGGRRGDDNRSYNQESVILKKNDTVFLATDGYADQANKERKSFSKKRFRELMIEVGSLSAKEQRNILEKRLAQHQQTTEQRDDITVLGFKI, from the coding sequence ATGAATCAAAATATAACAGGAAACGAATTACAGCTATATAAATCTTTTTATAAAACTTATCCAGATGCAATTCTTGTTTTACAAGAAGGAGTTATCCTTATGTGTAATGAATTAGCTCAAGTGCTATTTCAAGTAAACGATAAAAAAGAAATTCTAAATAAGAGTATAGTAGGTTTTTTGTCAAATCACTCTCAAAAAGAATTTCAAAGCACTGAAATAACTCATCATTTGGATAAATGTCTATTAGAGGGTAAAGACGTATTTGATTTAGTTTTCCAAAATATAAAAGGAGAATATATAGATTTAAAAGTGTTTTTATCTAAAATTAAAATAGATGGAAAAAACTTGATACAGGTTGTATTACGTGATGATACAGAAGAAAAACAACAGCTAAAGTCTATTATAGGAGCATTAGATAAGAGTGCAATTATTTCCATTGCAGACAAAGAAGGGAAAATTACGAAGGTAAATGAAGAGTTTTGTCGTATCTCCAAATACAATGAAAAAGAACTTTTAGGCAAAGACCATAGAATAGTAAATTCGGGTTATCACCCTAAAGAGTTTTGGCAAGAGATGTGGCAAACTATTGCAAGAAGAAAAACATGGCGTAAGGAAGTGAAAAATAAAGCGAAAGATGGTTCTTTTTATTGGGTAGATACTGTTATTAATCCTATGTTGAATAGTGAAGGTAAAATTATTAGTTATTTATCTATTCGTTATTTAATTACAGATAGAAAAGAGCAAGAATTACAAATTCAAATAAATCAAGAACAATTACAAACTACCGAAGAAGAACTTCGCCAAAACTTAGAAGAGTTAGAAGCACAGCGAGATTATATTCAAGAGATTAATAAGGAAATTAAAGAAAAAAGTGAAATTTCAGAAAGAAATAGTCAAGCTCTGCTAAAACTAAATAAAAGCAAAGATATTCATAAAGGTAACCTAGATATAGCCTTCGAGGAAATAACTACATCAGTTGCCAAAAACCTAAATATAGAGCGTGTAGGTATTTGGAAATATGATACTACTAATGAAGCCAAAATTATTGCTCAGAAACAATATGAAACCACTAAAGATGCAGCTACCTTTTCTAAAGGTGTAGAAATAATGCAGAAAGATGTTCCTACTTACTTTGCTGATTTAGTTGCTGAAAAAGATATTGTTGCTGACTTTTCTCAAAATCATCCTGCATTAGTTGAGTTTGTGGATACTTATCTTATTCCTCTTAAAATAAATTCTATGCTAGATGTTCCTTATTTTGTAGATGGAGAATTTGCAGGTGTTATTTGTTGTGAGACACAGGGGAAATATAAGAACTGGACAGATGAAGATATTGCATTTGTCAAAGGAATAGGAGACATTATCACTATTACCATCAAACAGCAGCAGCAATTAAAAGAACAATATCGTGTAAAAAAACAAAATGAAAAATTAGCTGCCAATGAAGAAGTGCTAAAAAAGACTTTCCATAAAATGAAGGAGCAAGAGCTTCAGTTGAAAGAAAGTGTTAATTCTTTACAAACTCAAGAAGAAGAGTTACGCCAAAATATGGAAGAGTTAGAGACTATACAAGAAGCCATGGAGCAAAAACAGTTGCAGATAGAAGCATCAAAAACAGCTTTAGAAAAACAAAATGAAAAACTTGCCTCTAATGAGGCTGTACTCAAAAAAGCTTTTCAAAAAATGAAAACGCAAGACATAAAGTTAAGAGAAAGTTATGATGCCTTGCAAACACAAGAGGAAGAACTTCGTCAAAACATGGAAGAGCTACAAACCACACAAGAAGCAGTAGAATATCAAAAAAATATTTTAGAAGTTAGTAATAGACAAATCACAAAAAGTATTAGTTATGCTGAAACAATACAAAAAGCAATATTGCCTTCAGAAACATTAATCCAAGAAGTTCTGCCTGAGAGTTTTGTTATTTATAAGCCAAAAGACATCGTTTCGGGAGATTTTTATTGGGTTTCTAAACATGAAAACAAAACACTTGTTGGTGTAATTGATTGTACAGGACATGGCGTTCCAGGGGCATTTATGAGTTTAGTTGCTTCTAATATTTTGAGTGAGATTATTAATCAAAGAGGAATTTTACAACCGAATATTATACTTCAAGATTTACATAAAGGAGTAGTCAAGAAGCTCAATCAAAAAGAAGGTGCAAATAATGATGGAATGGATTTAACACTTTGTCTATTAGAGGAAACATCAGATAACCAAACTCAACTAACCTTTGGTGGTGTCAAACAGAATTTATACATCATTAGAAGTAAAGAACTCATCGAACTCAAGGGCAATAGACGTTCCGTTGGTGGAGGTAGGAGAGGTGATGACAATAGAAGTTATAATCAAGAAAGTGTTATACTCAAAAAAAATGATACTGTCTTTTTAGCTACCGACGGATACGCAGATCAAGCTAACAAGGAAAGAAAGAGCTTTTCAAAGAAAAGGTTTAGAGAGCTCATGATAGAAGTAGGAAGTTTATCAGCAAAGGAACAAAGAAACATTCTCGAAAAACGTCTAGCTCAACATCAGCAAACAACAGAACAGCGAGATGATATTACTGTATTGGGCTTTAAAATTTAA
- a CDS encoding SiaB family protein kinase translates to MIDYHTRLDSQSAVLYYKGPFDKDILANISLQLRLRFTENPRMSAKLFSVFIELAQNISYYSAESNFFYDQDTKKDIKNLQQEKKNNGVGTVVIHNNETEVILSAGNLVPTAKVKEIITKCEEINRLSTEQLRALKKEVRSLERNKAHKGGNIGLIQVALKSEHPLQVESKKIDEENSYFIISSTIEK, encoded by the coding sequence ATGATCGATTATCATACACGTTTAGATTCTCAAAGTGCCGTACTCTACTACAAAGGACCTTTTGATAAAGATATTTTAGCAAATATAAGCTTACAGCTACGTCTTAGGTTTACTGAAAATCCACGTATGAGTGCAAAACTTTTTTCTGTTTTTATTGAGTTGGCACAAAATATTTCTTATTACTCTGCTGAGTCTAACTTCTTTTATGATCAAGACACAAAAAAAGACATTAAAAACTTACAACAAGAGAAAAAAAATAATGGTGTAGGGACAGTCGTTATTCATAATAATGAAACCGAAGTCATTTTGAGTGCTGGTAACCTTGTTCCGACAGCAAAAGTAAAAGAGATTATTACTAAGTGTGAAGAGATAAACAGACTTAGTACGGAGCAGTTGAGGGCTTTAAAAAAAGAGGTCAGAAGTTTAGAACGCAACAAAGCACACAAAGGTGGTAATATTGGGCTTATACAAGTAGCACTCAAATCAGAGCACCCTTTACAAGTAGAGTCAAAGAAAATAGACGAGGAGAATTCATACTTTATAATCTCTTCAACTATTGAAAAATAA
- a CDS encoding DUF1987 domain-containing protein produces the protein MFTENGKNLVVESKKDAYFVPHINFNADTEHCLIEGESYLEDAFEFYDNMMNWFKEYFKTHQKVVLDCKLSYFNTSSSRALLDLFRLLKEFQDEGKEITINWYYPKEDHDDMRIEGEDFMDESDMHLNIISY, from the coding sequence ATGTTCACAGAAAATGGTAAAAATTTAGTAGTAGAGAGTAAAAAAGATGCTTACTTTGTGCCTCATATTAATTTTAATGCCGATACAGAGCACTGTCTCATTGAAGGAGAGTCTTATTTAGAAGATGCTTTTGAGTTTTATGATAATATGATGAATTGGTTTAAAGAGTATTTTAAAACTCATCAAAAAGTCGTTTTAGATTGTAAACTTTCTTATTTTAATACAAGTTCTTCAAGAGCTTTATTAGATTTGTTTCGTTTGCTTAAAGAATTTCAAGATGAGGGAAAAGAAATAACGATTAATTGGTATTATCCTAAGGAAGACCATGATGATATGAGAATAGAAGGAGAGGATTTTATGGATGAAAGTGATATGCACTTGAATATTATTAGCTACTAG
- the rnc gene encoding ribonuclease III, translating to MSWIGKIATKVSKFSLNESDKRLYNAITRIIGTSPTNLSIYKLAMQHTSVAKENKDGFKESNERLEYLGDAVLGSIVAHFLFKRYPYKNEGFLTDIRSRIVSRASLGDLAKKMGLDQIIEVDNKRKNAYSHKSLYGDAIEAFIGAVYLDKGFHFCQKFIVRRILLTHLDLQTIIETDKNYKSKLIEWAQKENRNVQFSISKDKSENNTRQFVAQVLLDENPISTGNGYTKKNAQQDAARRACEELDIE from the coding sequence ATGAGTTGGATTGGTAAAATAGCTACAAAAGTTAGCAAATTTTCTCTTAATGAATCAGATAAAAGGCTCTATAATGCAATCACACGTATTATCGGAACATCGCCTACCAATCTTTCTATATACAAACTTGCGATGCAACACACTTCAGTTGCAAAAGAAAATAAAGACGGTTTTAAGGAAAGTAATGAGCGTTTAGAGTATTTGGGAGATGCTGTTTTGGGAAGTATTGTAGCACATTTTTTGTTCAAACGCTATCCTTATAAAAATGAAGGTTTCTTAACAGATATTCGTTCTAGAATTGTTAGTAGAGCTTCTTTGGGCGACCTTGCCAAGAAAATGGGACTAGACCAAATTATTGAAGTAGATAACAAACGAAAAAATGCTTATTCTCATAAATCTCTTTATGGAGATGCCATTGAAGCATTTATTGGAGCTGTTTATTTAGATAAAGGATTTCATTTTTGTCAAAAATTTATTGTAAGAAGAATTTTGCTTACTCATCTGGACTTACAAACCATTATAGAAACTGACAAAAACTACAAATCAAAACTTATAGAATGGGCGCAGAAAGAAAATAGAAATGTACAGTTTTCTATTTCGAAAGATAAATCTGAAAATAATACTCGTCAGTTTGTAGCACAAGTTTTATTAGATGAAAACCCCATCTCAACAGGAAATGGTTATACTAAGAAAAATGCTCAACAAGATGCAGCAAGAAGAGCTTGTGAAGAATTAGATATTGAGTAG